The Setaria italica strain Yugu1 chromosome IX, Setaria_italica_v2.0, whole genome shotgun sequence genome has a window encoding:
- the LOC101780119 gene encoding serine/threonine-protein phosphatase BSL2 homolog isoform X2, giving the protein MDVDSRMTTESDSDSDAAAAAASAGGSGSGSETSSSSAPSTPGTPGTPAAAPNPAAVGAAGPRPAPGYTVVNAVIEKKEDGPGCRCGHTLTAVPAVGEEGTPGYIGPRLILFGGATALEGNSATPPSSAGSAGIRLAGATADVHCYDVSSNKWSRLTPLGEPPSPRAAHVATAVGTMVVIQGGIGPAGLSAEDLHVLDLTQQRPRWHRVVVQGPGPGPRYGHVMALVGQRFLLTIGGNDGKRPLADVWALDTAAKPYEWRKLEPEGEGPPPCMYATASARSDGLLLLCGGRDANSVPLSSAYGLAKHRDGRWEWAIAPGVSPSPRYQHAAVFVNARLHVSGGALGGGRMVEDSSSVAVLDTAAGVWCDTKSVVTTPRTGRYSADAAGGDAAVELTRRCRHAAAAVNDLIFIYGGLRGGVLLDDLLVAEDLAAAETTNAANHAAASAAATNLQAGRAPGRYAYNDERTRQTATESGPDGAVVLGTPVAPPVNGDMYTDISPENAVLQGQRRLNKGVDYLVEASAAEAEAISATLAAVKARQVNGEVEQLPDKEQSPDSTSSSKHSSLIKPDIVLSNNMAAPPGVRLHHRAVVVAAETGGALGGMVRQLSIDQFENEGRRVSYGTPENATAARKLLDRQMSINSVPKKVIASLLKPRGWKPPVRRQFFLDCNEIADLCDSAERIFSSEPSVLQLKAPVKIFGDLHGQFGDLMRLFDEYGAPSTAGDIAYIDYLFLGDYVDRGQHSLETITLLLALKVEYPQNVHLIRGNHEAADINALFGFRIECIERMGERDGIWTWHRMNRLFNWLPLAALIEKKIICMHGGIGRSINHVEQIENLQRPITMEAGSVVLMDLLWSDPTENDSVEGLRPNARGPGLVTFGPDRVMEFCNNNDLQLIVRAHECVMDGFERFAQGHLITLFSATNYCGTANNAGAILVLGRDLVVVPKLIHPLPPAITSPEASPDHIEDTWMQELNANRPPTPTRGRPQAVANDRGSLAWI; this is encoded by the exons CCGGGACACCCGGGACGCCCGCGGCGGCCCCGAATCCGGCGGCTgtcggggcggcggggccgaggccgGCGCCCGGGTACACGGTGGTGAACGCGGTGATCGAGAAGAAGGAGGACGGACCAGGGTGCCGCTGCGGGCACACGCTCACGGCGGTACCGGCCGTCGGGGAGGAGGGCACACCAGGGTACATCGGACCGAGGCTGATCCTGTTCGGCGGGGCCACAGCACTCGAGGGGAACTCTGCCACGCCGCCCTCTTCTGCCGGGAGCGCGGGGATCC GTCTTGCTGGCGCGACAGCAGACGTCCATTGTTACGACGTGTCATCGAACAAGTGGAGCAG GCTTACCCCACTTGGAGAGCCTCCTTCACCAAGAGCTGCACATGTGGCAACTGCGGTTGGAACCATGGTGGTCATTCAG GGTGGAATTGGCCCTGCCGGTTTGTCTGCAGAGGATCTTCATGTCCTAGACCTTACACAACAACGACCACGATGGCACAG AGTGGTGGTTCAAGGACCTGGTCCAGGTCCACGATATGGTCATGTGATGGCCTTGGTTGGGCAGAGATTTTTGTTGACTATTGGTGGAAATGACG GGAAGCGACCTCTGGCGGATGTATGGGCCCTTGATACTGCGGCTAAGCCATATGAATGGAGGAAACTTGAACCAGAAGGTGAAGGACCACCTCCATGCAT GTACGCCACTGCAAGTGCACGCTCTGATGGTCTTCTCTTACTTTGCGGTGGGAGAGATGCAAATAGTGTG CCCCTATCAAGTGCATATGGTCTTGCAAAACATAGAGATGGGCGCTGGGAGTGGGCAATTGCCCCTGGTGTTTCCCCATCACCCAGATACCAACATGCAGCT GTTTTTGTCAATGCGCGTCTTCATGTGTCGGGAGGTGCTCTTGGAGGTGGGCGGATGGTGGAAGACTCTTCGAGTGTTGCAG TACTGGACACTGCTGCTGGAGTCTGGTGCGACACAAAGTCAGTTGTTACAACTCCCAGAACAGGAAGATATAGTGCAGATGCGGCAGGCGGTGATGCTGCTGTTGAGCTTACACGACGGTGCAGGCACGCAGCAGCTGCTGTTAATGATCTAATATTCATTTATGGGGGTTTACGGGGAG GTGTACTTCTCGATGATCTTCTTGTGGCTGAGGATCTTGCTGCTGCTGAAACAACAAATGCTGCTAATCATGCCGCAGCGAGTGCAGCAGCCACAAACTTGCAAGCAGGACGAGCACCTGGAAGGTATGCGTACAATGATGAACGAACAAGACAAACAGCTACGGAATCAGGTCCTGATGGAGCTGTAGTTCTTGGGACTCCAGTTGCACCTCCTGTAAATGGAGACATGTATACTGATATCAGCCCTGAGAATGCTGTGTTGCAGGGACAGAG GAGATTAAACAAAGGTGTGGATTATTTAGTTGAAGCATCAGCAGCAGAGGCTGAGGCAATCAGTGCGACATTAGCTGCTGTGAAGGCCAGGCAGGTTAATGGTGAGGTGGAACAGTTGCCTGACAAGGAGCAGTCTCCAGACTCAACATCAAGCAGCAAACATTCAAGCCTCATCAAACCAGACATTGTTCTTTCTAACAACATGGcagctccacctggagttcggTTGCATCATAGAGCT GTTGTGGTGGCTGCTGAAACTGGAGGTGCCTTAGGTGGCATGGTCAGACAGCTATCGATTGACCAATTTGAAAATGAAGGAAGAAGGGTGAGCTATGGCACCCCGGAGAATGCAACTGCCGCAAGGAAGCTACTAGATAGACAGATGTCTATTAATAGTGTTCCTAAAAAG GTAATTGCATCTCTGTTGAAACCTCGTGGCTGGAAGCCCCCTGTCCGAAGGCAATTCTTCTTGGACTGCAATGAAATTGCAGACCTATGTGACAGTGCTGAGAGAATATTTTCAAGCGAACCAAGCGTTTTGCAGCTTAAAGCTCCTGTTAAGATATTTGGTGATTTGCATGGACAATTTGGAGACCTAATGAGGTTATTCGATGAATACGGTGCTCCTTCGACTGCAGGAGACATCGC TTACATTGATTATCTCTTCTTGGGAGATTATGTAGATCGTGGCCAGCATAGTTTAGAAACTATCACCCTTCTTCTTGCATTGAAG GTTGAATATCCTCAAAATGTACATTTGATTCGTGGGAACCATGAAGCTGCAGATATCAATGCTTTGTTTGGTTTCCGAATAGAGTGTATAGAAAGAATG GGCGAGAGAGATGGTATCTGGACATGGCATCGAATGAATAGGCTATTCAATTGGCTTCCTTTGGCTGCGCttatagaaaagaaaataatcTGTATGCATGGTGGCATTGGTCGGTCAATCAACCATGTTGAGCAGATTGAGAATCTTCAAAGGCCAATTACGATGGAAGCTGGCTCGGTTGTCCTTATGGATCTTCTATG GTCTGATCCAACAGAGAACGACAGTGTTGAAGGGCTGAGACCCAATGCCCGGGGCCCTGGTCTTGTTACATTTGGG CCTGATCGTGTTATGGAGTTCTGCAACAACAATGACCTTCAGTTAATTGTGCGAGCACATGAGTGTGTGATGGATGGCTTTGAGCGCTTTGCTCAAGGCCACCTGATCACTCTTTTCTCCGCGACAAATTATTGCG GTACTGCAAATAATGCCGGTGCGATCTTGGTTTTGGGTAGAGATCTTGTGGTTGTCCCAAAACTAATTCACCCTTTGCCCCCTGCAATTACATCACCTGAGGCATCACCGGATCATATTGAGGACACATGGATGCAG GAGCTGAATGCTAACAGACCACCAACTCCGACCAGGGGCCGTCCCCAAGCAGTAGCTAATGACCGAGGCTCTCTTGCCTGGATATAG
- the LOC101780119 gene encoding serine/threonine-protein phosphatase BSL2 homolog isoform X1: MDVDSRMTTESDSDSDAAAAAASAGGSGSGSETSSSSAPSTPGTPGTPAAAPNPAAVGAAGPRPAPGYTVVNAVIEKKEDGPGCRCGHTLTAVPAVGEEGTPGYIGPRLILFGGATALEGNSATPPSSAGSAGIRLAGATADVHCYDVSSNKWSRLTPLGEPPSPRAAHVATAVGTMVVIQGGIGPAGLSAEDLHVLDLTQQRPRWHRVVVQGPGPGPRYGHVMALVGQRFLLTIGGNDGKRPLADVWALDTAAKPYEWRKLEPEGEGPPPCMYATASARSDGLLLLCGGRDANSVPLSSAYGLAKHRDGRWEWAIAPGVSPSPRYQHAAVFVNARLHVSGGALGGGRMVEDSSSVAVLDTAAGVWCDTKSVVTTPRTGRYSADAAGGDAAVELTRRCRHAAAAVNDLIFIYGGLRGGVLLDDLLVAEDLAAAETTNAANHAAASAAATNLQAGRAPGRYAYNDERTRQTATESGPDGAVVLGTPVAPPVNGDMYTDISPENAVLQGQRRLNKGVDYLVEASAAEAEAISATLAAVKARQVNGEVEQLPDKEQSPDSTSSSKHSSLIKPDIVLSNNMAAPPGVRLHHRAVVVAAETGGALGGMVRQLSIDQFENEGRRVSYGTPENATAARKLLDRQMSINSVPKKVIASLLKPRGWKPPVRRQFFLDCNEIADLCDSAERIFSSEPSVLQLKAPVKIFGDLHGQFGDLMRLFDEYGAPSTAGDIAYIDYLFLGDYVDRGQHSLETITLLLALKVEYPQNVHLIRGNHEAADINALFGFRIECIERMVTNFLHCTQLHLTKLPSFLTLIFIDQKQGERDGIWTWHRMNRLFNWLPLAALIEKKIICMHGGIGRSINHVEQIENLQRPITMEAGSVVLMDLLWSDPTENDSVEGLRPNARGPGLVTFGPDRVMEFCNNNDLQLIVRAHECVMDGFERFAQGHLITLFSATNYCGTANNAGAILVLGRDLVVVPKLIHPLPPAITSPEASPDHIEDTWMQELNANRPPTPTRGRPQAVANDRGSLAWI; this comes from the exons CCGGGACACCCGGGACGCCCGCGGCGGCCCCGAATCCGGCGGCTgtcggggcggcggggccgaggccgGCGCCCGGGTACACGGTGGTGAACGCGGTGATCGAGAAGAAGGAGGACGGACCAGGGTGCCGCTGCGGGCACACGCTCACGGCGGTACCGGCCGTCGGGGAGGAGGGCACACCAGGGTACATCGGACCGAGGCTGATCCTGTTCGGCGGGGCCACAGCACTCGAGGGGAACTCTGCCACGCCGCCCTCTTCTGCCGGGAGCGCGGGGATCC GTCTTGCTGGCGCGACAGCAGACGTCCATTGTTACGACGTGTCATCGAACAAGTGGAGCAG GCTTACCCCACTTGGAGAGCCTCCTTCACCAAGAGCTGCACATGTGGCAACTGCGGTTGGAACCATGGTGGTCATTCAG GGTGGAATTGGCCCTGCCGGTTTGTCTGCAGAGGATCTTCATGTCCTAGACCTTACACAACAACGACCACGATGGCACAG AGTGGTGGTTCAAGGACCTGGTCCAGGTCCACGATATGGTCATGTGATGGCCTTGGTTGGGCAGAGATTTTTGTTGACTATTGGTGGAAATGACG GGAAGCGACCTCTGGCGGATGTATGGGCCCTTGATACTGCGGCTAAGCCATATGAATGGAGGAAACTTGAACCAGAAGGTGAAGGACCACCTCCATGCAT GTACGCCACTGCAAGTGCACGCTCTGATGGTCTTCTCTTACTTTGCGGTGGGAGAGATGCAAATAGTGTG CCCCTATCAAGTGCATATGGTCTTGCAAAACATAGAGATGGGCGCTGGGAGTGGGCAATTGCCCCTGGTGTTTCCCCATCACCCAGATACCAACATGCAGCT GTTTTTGTCAATGCGCGTCTTCATGTGTCGGGAGGTGCTCTTGGAGGTGGGCGGATGGTGGAAGACTCTTCGAGTGTTGCAG TACTGGACACTGCTGCTGGAGTCTGGTGCGACACAAAGTCAGTTGTTACAACTCCCAGAACAGGAAGATATAGTGCAGATGCGGCAGGCGGTGATGCTGCTGTTGAGCTTACACGACGGTGCAGGCACGCAGCAGCTGCTGTTAATGATCTAATATTCATTTATGGGGGTTTACGGGGAG GTGTACTTCTCGATGATCTTCTTGTGGCTGAGGATCTTGCTGCTGCTGAAACAACAAATGCTGCTAATCATGCCGCAGCGAGTGCAGCAGCCACAAACTTGCAAGCAGGACGAGCACCTGGAAGGTATGCGTACAATGATGAACGAACAAGACAAACAGCTACGGAATCAGGTCCTGATGGAGCTGTAGTTCTTGGGACTCCAGTTGCACCTCCTGTAAATGGAGACATGTATACTGATATCAGCCCTGAGAATGCTGTGTTGCAGGGACAGAG GAGATTAAACAAAGGTGTGGATTATTTAGTTGAAGCATCAGCAGCAGAGGCTGAGGCAATCAGTGCGACATTAGCTGCTGTGAAGGCCAGGCAGGTTAATGGTGAGGTGGAACAGTTGCCTGACAAGGAGCAGTCTCCAGACTCAACATCAAGCAGCAAACATTCAAGCCTCATCAAACCAGACATTGTTCTTTCTAACAACATGGcagctccacctggagttcggTTGCATCATAGAGCT GTTGTGGTGGCTGCTGAAACTGGAGGTGCCTTAGGTGGCATGGTCAGACAGCTATCGATTGACCAATTTGAAAATGAAGGAAGAAGGGTGAGCTATGGCACCCCGGAGAATGCAACTGCCGCAAGGAAGCTACTAGATAGACAGATGTCTATTAATAGTGTTCCTAAAAAG GTAATTGCATCTCTGTTGAAACCTCGTGGCTGGAAGCCCCCTGTCCGAAGGCAATTCTTCTTGGACTGCAATGAAATTGCAGACCTATGTGACAGTGCTGAGAGAATATTTTCAAGCGAACCAAGCGTTTTGCAGCTTAAAGCTCCTGTTAAGATATTTGGTGATTTGCATGGACAATTTGGAGACCTAATGAGGTTATTCGATGAATACGGTGCTCCTTCGACTGCAGGAGACATCGC TTACATTGATTATCTCTTCTTGGGAGATTATGTAGATCGTGGCCAGCATAGTTTAGAAACTATCACCCTTCTTCTTGCATTGAAG GTTGAATATCCTCAAAATGTACATTTGATTCGTGGGAACCATGAAGCTGCAGATATCAATGCTTTGTTTGGTTTCCGAATAGAGTGTATAGAAAGAATGGTAACTAACTTTTTGCACTGCACCCAACTGCACTTAACAAAATTGCCTAGTTTTCTCACGTTGATATTCATTGATCAAAAACAGGGCGAGAGAGATGGTATCTGGACATGGCATCGAATGAATAGGCTATTCAATTGGCTTCCTTTGGCTGCGCttatagaaaagaaaataatcTGTATGCATGGTGGCATTGGTCGGTCAATCAACCATGTTGAGCAGATTGAGAATCTTCAAAGGCCAATTACGATGGAAGCTGGCTCGGTTGTCCTTATGGATCTTCTATG GTCTGATCCAACAGAGAACGACAGTGTTGAAGGGCTGAGACCCAATGCCCGGGGCCCTGGTCTTGTTACATTTGGG CCTGATCGTGTTATGGAGTTCTGCAACAACAATGACCTTCAGTTAATTGTGCGAGCACATGAGTGTGTGATGGATGGCTTTGAGCGCTTTGCTCAAGGCCACCTGATCACTCTTTTCTCCGCGACAAATTATTGCG GTACTGCAAATAATGCCGGTGCGATCTTGGTTTTGGGTAGAGATCTTGTGGTTGTCCCAAAACTAATTCACCCTTTGCCCCCTGCAATTACATCACCTGAGGCATCACCGGATCATATTGAGGACACATGGATGCAG GAGCTGAATGCTAACAGACCACCAACTCCGACCAGGGGCCGTCCCCAAGCAGTAGCTAATGACCGAGGCTCTCTTGCCTGGATATAG
- the LOC101780119 gene encoding serine/threonine-protein phosphatase BSL2 homolog isoform X3: MVVIQGGIGPAGLSAEDLHVLDLTQQRPRWHRVVVQGPGPGPRYGHVMALVGQRFLLTIGGNDGKRPLADVWALDTAAKPYEWRKLEPEGEGPPPCMYATASARSDGLLLLCGGRDANSVPLSSAYGLAKHRDGRWEWAIAPGVSPSPRYQHAAVFVNARLHVSGGALGGGRMVEDSSSVAVLDTAAGVWCDTKSVVTTPRTGRYSADAAGGDAAVELTRRCRHAAAAVNDLIFIYGGLRGGVLLDDLLVAEDLAAAETTNAANHAAASAAATNLQAGRAPGRYAYNDERTRQTATESGPDGAVVLGTPVAPPVNGDMYTDISPENAVLQGQRRLNKGVDYLVEASAAEAEAISATLAAVKARQVNGEVEQLPDKEQSPDSTSSSKHSSLIKPDIVLSNNMAAPPGVRLHHRAVVVAAETGGALGGMVRQLSIDQFENEGRRVSYGTPENATAARKLLDRQMSINSVPKKVIASLLKPRGWKPPVRRQFFLDCNEIADLCDSAERIFSSEPSVLQLKAPVKIFGDLHGQFGDLMRLFDEYGAPSTAGDIAYIDYLFLGDYVDRGQHSLETITLLLALKVEYPQNVHLIRGNHEAADINALFGFRIECIERMVTNFLHCTQLHLTKLPSFLTLIFIDQKQGERDGIWTWHRMNRLFNWLPLAALIEKKIICMHGGIGRSINHVEQIENLQRPITMEAGSVVLMDLLWSDPTENDSVEGLRPNARGPGLVTFGPDRVMEFCNNNDLQLIVRAHECVMDGFERFAQGHLITLFSATNYCGTANNAGAILVLGRDLVVVPKLIHPLPPAITSPEASPDHIEDTWMQELNANRPPTPTRGRPQAVANDRGSLAWI, translated from the exons ATGGTGGTCATTCAG GGTGGAATTGGCCCTGCCGGTTTGTCTGCAGAGGATCTTCATGTCCTAGACCTTACACAACAACGACCACGATGGCACAG AGTGGTGGTTCAAGGACCTGGTCCAGGTCCACGATATGGTCATGTGATGGCCTTGGTTGGGCAGAGATTTTTGTTGACTATTGGTGGAAATGACG GGAAGCGACCTCTGGCGGATGTATGGGCCCTTGATACTGCGGCTAAGCCATATGAATGGAGGAAACTTGAACCAGAAGGTGAAGGACCACCTCCATGCAT GTACGCCACTGCAAGTGCACGCTCTGATGGTCTTCTCTTACTTTGCGGTGGGAGAGATGCAAATAGTGTG CCCCTATCAAGTGCATATGGTCTTGCAAAACATAGAGATGGGCGCTGGGAGTGGGCAATTGCCCCTGGTGTTTCCCCATCACCCAGATACCAACATGCAGCT GTTTTTGTCAATGCGCGTCTTCATGTGTCGGGAGGTGCTCTTGGAGGTGGGCGGATGGTGGAAGACTCTTCGAGTGTTGCAG TACTGGACACTGCTGCTGGAGTCTGGTGCGACACAAAGTCAGTTGTTACAACTCCCAGAACAGGAAGATATAGTGCAGATGCGGCAGGCGGTGATGCTGCTGTTGAGCTTACACGACGGTGCAGGCACGCAGCAGCTGCTGTTAATGATCTAATATTCATTTATGGGGGTTTACGGGGAG GTGTACTTCTCGATGATCTTCTTGTGGCTGAGGATCTTGCTGCTGCTGAAACAACAAATGCTGCTAATCATGCCGCAGCGAGTGCAGCAGCCACAAACTTGCAAGCAGGACGAGCACCTGGAAGGTATGCGTACAATGATGAACGAACAAGACAAACAGCTACGGAATCAGGTCCTGATGGAGCTGTAGTTCTTGGGACTCCAGTTGCACCTCCTGTAAATGGAGACATGTATACTGATATCAGCCCTGAGAATGCTGTGTTGCAGGGACAGAG GAGATTAAACAAAGGTGTGGATTATTTAGTTGAAGCATCAGCAGCAGAGGCTGAGGCAATCAGTGCGACATTAGCTGCTGTGAAGGCCAGGCAGGTTAATGGTGAGGTGGAACAGTTGCCTGACAAGGAGCAGTCTCCAGACTCAACATCAAGCAGCAAACATTCAAGCCTCATCAAACCAGACATTGTTCTTTCTAACAACATGGcagctccacctggagttcggTTGCATCATAGAGCT GTTGTGGTGGCTGCTGAAACTGGAGGTGCCTTAGGTGGCATGGTCAGACAGCTATCGATTGACCAATTTGAAAATGAAGGAAGAAGGGTGAGCTATGGCACCCCGGAGAATGCAACTGCCGCAAGGAAGCTACTAGATAGACAGATGTCTATTAATAGTGTTCCTAAAAAG GTAATTGCATCTCTGTTGAAACCTCGTGGCTGGAAGCCCCCTGTCCGAAGGCAATTCTTCTTGGACTGCAATGAAATTGCAGACCTATGTGACAGTGCTGAGAGAATATTTTCAAGCGAACCAAGCGTTTTGCAGCTTAAAGCTCCTGTTAAGATATTTGGTGATTTGCATGGACAATTTGGAGACCTAATGAGGTTATTCGATGAATACGGTGCTCCTTCGACTGCAGGAGACATCGC TTACATTGATTATCTCTTCTTGGGAGATTATGTAGATCGTGGCCAGCATAGTTTAGAAACTATCACCCTTCTTCTTGCATTGAAG GTTGAATATCCTCAAAATGTACATTTGATTCGTGGGAACCATGAAGCTGCAGATATCAATGCTTTGTTTGGTTTCCGAATAGAGTGTATAGAAAGAATGGTAACTAACTTTTTGCACTGCACCCAACTGCACTTAACAAAATTGCCTAGTTTTCTCACGTTGATATTCATTGATCAAAAACAGGGCGAGAGAGATGGTATCTGGACATGGCATCGAATGAATAGGCTATTCAATTGGCTTCCTTTGGCTGCGCttatagaaaagaaaataatcTGTATGCATGGTGGCATTGGTCGGTCAATCAACCATGTTGAGCAGATTGAGAATCTTCAAAGGCCAATTACGATGGAAGCTGGCTCGGTTGTCCTTATGGATCTTCTATG GTCTGATCCAACAGAGAACGACAGTGTTGAAGGGCTGAGACCCAATGCCCGGGGCCCTGGTCTTGTTACATTTGGG CCTGATCGTGTTATGGAGTTCTGCAACAACAATGACCTTCAGTTAATTGTGCGAGCACATGAGTGTGTGATGGATGGCTTTGAGCGCTTTGCTCAAGGCCACCTGATCACTCTTTTCTCCGCGACAAATTATTGCG GTACTGCAAATAATGCCGGTGCGATCTTGGTTTTGGGTAGAGATCTTGTGGTTGTCCCAAAACTAATTCACCCTTTGCCCCCTGCAATTACATCACCTGAGGCATCACCGGATCATATTGAGGACACATGGATGCAG GAGCTGAATGCTAACAGACCACCAACTCCGACCAGGGGCCGTCCCCAAGCAGTAGCTAATGACCGAGGCTCTCTTGCCTGGATATAG